One region of Streptomyces sp. CG4 genomic DNA includes:
- a CDS encoding saccharopine dehydrogenase family protein yields the protein MRVLLVGSGGVGTAVTRIAARRDFLAHMVVADYDLARAEAAVAALGERGTRFAARRLDASDQDAVRRMLLDERCDILLNATDPRYVMPLFRAALEAGAHYLDMAMSLSVPHRSRPYEECGVKLGDEQFALARHWEESGRLALVGMGVEPGLSDVFARYAADELFDDIEEIGIRDGANLRVEGHDFAPSFSIWTTIEECLNPPVVYDKGRGWFTTVPFSEPEVFDFPAGIGPVECVNVEHEEVLLIPRWVDVRRVTFKYGLGDDFIAKLKTLHELGLDSTATVTVPGADGPVRVSPRDVVAACLPDPAGLGDRMTGKTCAGTWVKGTKDGAPREVYLYHVVDNQWSMREYGSQAVVWQTAVNPVVALELLATGAWAGKGILGPEALPPRPFLDLLDEYGSPWGLRDQE from the coding sequence ATGCGCGTACTTCTCGTGGGCTCGGGTGGTGTCGGGACGGCCGTCACCCGGATCGCGGCTCGCCGTGACTTCCTCGCCCATATGGTCGTCGCGGACTACGATCTCGCCCGTGCCGAGGCCGCAGTCGCGGCGCTGGGGGAGCGGGGCACCCGGTTCGCGGCACGGCGCCTGGACGCCTCCGACCAGGACGCGGTTCGCCGGATGCTCCTCGACGAGCGCTGCGACATCCTGCTCAACGCCACCGACCCCAGGTACGTGATGCCGCTCTTCCGGGCGGCCCTGGAGGCCGGCGCGCACTACCTGGACATGGCGATGTCGCTGTCCGTGCCGCACCGCTCGCGGCCGTACGAGGAATGCGGAGTGAAGCTCGGGGACGAACAGTTCGCGCTCGCCAGGCACTGGGAGGAATCCGGACGGCTCGCGTTGGTCGGCATGGGAGTCGAGCCGGGTCTGTCCGACGTCTTCGCCCGGTACGCGGCCGACGAACTCTTCGACGACATCGAGGAGATCGGCATCCGGGACGGCGCCAACCTGAGGGTCGAGGGACACGACTTCGCCCCGTCCTTCAGTATCTGGACGACCATCGAGGAGTGCCTCAACCCCCCGGTGGTCTACGACAAGGGCCGCGGCTGGTTCACCACCGTCCCGTTCAGTGAGCCCGAGGTCTTCGACTTTCCCGCGGGCATAGGGCCGGTGGAGTGCGTCAACGTCGAGCACGAAGAGGTGCTCCTGATCCCCCGCTGGGTGGATGTGCGTCGCGTCACGTTCAAGTACGGGTTGGGTGACGACTTCATCGCCAAGCTGAAGACACTCCACGAACTGGGCCTGGACTCCACGGCCACGGTGACCGTGCCGGGGGCGGACGGTCCCGTACGGGTGTCCCCGCGCGACGTCGTCGCCGCTTGCCTGCCCGACCCGGCCGGCCTGGGGGACCGGATGACGGGCAAGACCTGCGCGGGCACGTGGGTGAAGGGCACCAAGGACGGGGCACCGCGCGAGGTGTACCTGTACCACGTGGTCGACAACCAGTGGTCGATGCGCGAGTACGGCTCACAGGCCGTCGTGTGGCAGACGGCGGTCAACCCGGTTGTCGCCCTGGAACTGCTGGCCACGGGAGCCTGGGCGGGCAAGGGCATTCTCGGTCCGGAAGCCCTGCCTCCGCGTCCCTTCCTGGACCTGCTCGACGAGTACGGCTCCCCGTGGGGCCTGCGCGACCAGGAATGA
- a CDS encoding TetR/AcrR family transcriptional regulator yields the protein MAKKVVPDGARQRRRPTHTGTVLSEQIIVDTALRVLREHGSTGLTARRLGLALGADPSTLYRYFAGMDDLTRAIGDELMGRALDSWTATGDWRTDLRALGRGVYAAYLAHPQAALLTGSRVTGRPREIAVDETILGILRGAGLPDPAAVRVYHTFIDQSLAFAVLDAGSLALADEARAGDEQMWHSIYAHLPAESHPNIAATAQLLARHMPHSAYPSALEMLLDHTAAQLARSRA from the coding sequence TTGGCGAAGAAGGTGGTGCCGGATGGGGCACGTCAGCGGCGGCGGCCGACGCACACGGGCACCGTCCTGTCCGAACAGATCATCGTGGACACCGCCCTGCGCGTCCTGCGCGAACACGGCAGCACCGGGCTGACGGCCCGCCGTCTCGGACTGGCGCTCGGCGCCGACCCCAGCACCCTCTACCGCTACTTCGCCGGCATGGACGACCTGACCCGGGCCATCGGAGACGAGCTGATGGGGCGAGCCCTCGACAGCTGGACGGCCACCGGGGACTGGCGCACGGATCTACGCGCTCTGGGCCGGGGCGTCTACGCCGCCTACCTCGCCCACCCGCAAGCCGCCCTCCTCACCGGCAGCCGGGTCACCGGCAGACCCCGCGAGATCGCCGTCGACGAGACCATCCTCGGCATCCTGCGCGGCGCCGGACTGCCCGACCCGGCGGCCGTCCGCGTCTACCACACCTTCATCGACCAGAGCCTCGCCTTCGCCGTCCTCGACGCCGGCTCCCTGGCCCTGGCAGACGAGGCACGCGCGGGAGACGAACAGATGTGGCACTCCATCTACGCCCACCTGCCCGCGGAGTCACATCCCAATATCGCCGCCACCGCACAACTCCTCGCCCGGCACATGCCGCACAGTGCCTACCCATCCGCGCTGGAGATGCTCCTGGACCACACCGCCGCACAACTGGCCCGGTCCAGGGCGTGA
- a CDS encoding dihydrofolate reductase family protein yields the protein MGKVLWHLMMSLDGFAAGPDHSLDWMSGLKASPGILEVSVARLGAVLGGRRGYDAVAQRHPGEASKQPYGGAWSGPVFVLTHHPEDAIPDPGVTFLNCDVAEAVEIGLAAAEGKDLEIHGQDIARQCVERGLIDEFSVHLAPVMLGSGVRLFDCPGIEPVRWARIHDGDPAQAVDLRYRRA from the coding sequence ATGGGCAAGGTGCTGTGGCACTTGATGATGTCGTTGGACGGGTTCGCGGCTGGTCCCGACCACTCGCTGGACTGGATGTCAGGGCTGAAGGCCAGCCCCGGCATTCTCGAGGTGTCGGTCGCCCGGCTCGGTGCCGTTCTGGGTGGTCGTCGAGGGTACGACGCGGTCGCTCAGCGGCATCCCGGCGAGGCGAGCAAGCAGCCGTATGGTGGGGCGTGGAGTGGCCCGGTGTTCGTGCTGACGCACCATCCCGAGGACGCGATCCCGGATCCCGGCGTGACGTTCCTCAACTGCGATGTGGCCGAGGCGGTCGAGATCGGGCTCGCCGCGGCGGAGGGCAAGGACCTGGAGATTCACGGCCAGGACATCGCTCGGCAGTGCGTCGAGCGTGGCCTGATCGACGAGTTCTCTGTGCATCTGGCGCCGGTCATGCTCGGCTCCGGAGTGCGGCTGTTCGACTGCCCCGGCATCGAACCGGTCCGGTGGGCCCGGATTCACGACGGTGACCCCGCACAGGCCGTTGACCTGCGCTATCGTCGGGCTTGA
- a CDS encoding DUF418 domain-containing protein: MTHNAEDPALTAPVGAPPGAAESEPSRASGTGRVPVGRLIGVDLARGLAVFGMYAAHVGPDPSQGGVTGHLMELAHGRASALFAFLAGFSVMLITGRRTPKTGQAGRQAVAKVLIRALVLLALGTALTMSGTPVEVILAFYGLYFLLVLPLYRLGARPLAVIAAAGALVLPQILYVVQYALPADGADGIWAWPTDADGIVSLLFTGSYPALTWIPFVIAGMAVARLDLAATAVRTRLAITGVSLAVLGYGGSWLALHLVPGALSGLSAGGWGEGGSAASAWWSDTWGYPDGSTPAGLLVASPHSETTLSILASTGVAIAVLAACLAAVDASPRFRRFAGPVIAVGSMSLTAYVLHIIGIRFLGIEELPGSPPHVLVGFAVAVTVFATLWSRFFRRGPLEWLLGRATKVAELVR, from the coding sequence ATGACCCACAACGCAGAGGACCCGGCGCTCACGGCGCCAGTCGGCGCCCCGCCCGGAGCTGCGGAGAGCGAGCCGTCCAGGGCTTCCGGGACCGGACGAGTCCCGGTGGGCCGCCTGATAGGCGTGGACCTGGCCCGGGGACTTGCGGTCTTCGGTATGTACGCGGCCCACGTCGGCCCCGACCCGTCCCAGGGCGGCGTCACCGGGCACCTCATGGAACTCGCGCACGGCCGTGCCTCCGCGCTCTTCGCCTTCCTCGCCGGTTTCTCGGTCATGCTGATCACCGGCCGCCGTACCCCGAAGACGGGCCAGGCGGGCCGTCAGGCGGTCGCCAAGGTGCTGATCCGTGCGCTCGTCCTGCTGGCGCTGGGCACCGCGCTGACCATGAGCGGCACCCCCGTCGAGGTGATCCTCGCCTTCTACGGCCTCTACTTCCTGCTCGTCCTGCCCCTGTACCGGCTCGGCGCCCGCCCGCTGGCCGTCATCGCCGCGGCCGGCGCCCTGGTACTGCCGCAGATCCTGTACGTCGTCCAGTACGCGCTCCCCGCGGACGGAGCCGACGGCATCTGGGCCTGGCCCACCGACGCCGACGGCATCGTCTCGCTCCTCTTCACCGGCAGCTATCCGGCTCTGACCTGGATCCCCTTCGTCATCGCCGGTATGGCGGTGGCCCGCCTCGACCTGGCCGCTACCGCCGTCCGCACCCGCCTCGCGATCACCGGCGTATCCCTCGCGGTGCTCGGCTACGGCGGCTCCTGGCTGGCCCTGCACCTGGTCCCCGGCGCCCTGTCCGGGCTCAGCGCCGGCGGCTGGGGCGAGGGAGGATCAGCCGCCTCGGCCTGGTGGTCCGACACCTGGGGCTATCCCGACGGCAGCACCCCGGCCGGGCTCCTCGTGGCCTCGCCGCACAGTGAGACGACCCTCTCGATCCTGGCCAGCACCGGCGTGGCGATCGCGGTCCTGGCGGCCTGCCTCGCCGCGGTCGACGCCTCCCCGCGCTTCCGCCGCTTCGCCGGCCCGGTCATCGCGGTCGGTTCGATGTCCCTGACCGCGTACGTTCTCCACATCATCGGCATCCGCTTCCTCGGCATCGAGGAACTGCCCGGCTCCCCGCCGCACGTCCTTGTCGGCTTCGCCGTCGCCGTCACCGTGTTCGCCACACTCTGGTCCCGCTTCTTCCGGCGCGGGCCGCTGGAGTGGCTGCTCGGCAGGGCCACCAAGGTCGCGGAGCTGGTGCGGTGA
- a CDS encoding response regulator transcription factor, with amino-acid sequence MVVDDEALVRSGFELILSAADDIEVVATTAGAAAVDTVRAEGPDVVLLDIRMPDVDGLTVLRQLRALPEPPVVAMLTTFDADEYILTALRSGAAGFLLKDTEPDQLAQLVRTLAAGGVVMSPKASRAVWQSHPGAAVVDDEDATRVGRLTEREREVLVLIAEGLSNAEIGTRIHLSAGTVKDHVSAILTKLRVGSRVQAALLAQRAGLLDEGQRRPESGR; translated from the coding sequence ATGGTGGTGGACGACGAGGCGCTGGTGCGCTCCGGCTTCGAGCTCATCCTGAGCGCGGCCGACGACATCGAGGTCGTCGCGACCACAGCCGGTGCGGCGGCGGTCGACACCGTACGGGCGGAAGGTCCCGATGTCGTGCTCCTCGACATCCGGATGCCGGACGTGGACGGGCTGACCGTGCTGCGGCAGCTGCGCGCCCTCCCGGAACCGCCGGTGGTGGCGATGCTGACGACCTTCGACGCCGACGAGTACATCCTGACCGCGCTGCGCTCCGGCGCGGCCGGGTTCCTACTCAAGGACACCGAACCCGACCAACTCGCCCAGCTCGTTCGCACCCTGGCCGCGGGCGGAGTCGTGATGTCACCGAAGGCGTCCCGCGCCGTCTGGCAGAGCCACCCCGGCGCGGCGGTCGTCGACGACGAGGACGCCACGCGCGTCGGCCGACTCACCGAACGCGAGCGCGAGGTGCTCGTACTGATCGCGGAGGGCTTGTCCAACGCCGAGATCGGTACGCGGATCCACCTCAGCGCGGGCACCGTCAAGGATCACGTCAGCGCGATCCTGACCAAGCTGCGGGTAGGCAGCAGAGTGCAGGCGGCGCTGCTCGCGCAGCGCGCGGGACTGCTCGACGAGGGACAGCGGCGCCCGGAGTCCGGGCGATGA
- a CDS encoding sensor histidine kinase, with product MTAPRAWWARIPDPVVDAVVVAVAALDVLLSVEKAGPVSLATAALACLVLAVRRRFPLPVFLLTLPSSLMLDIVFAPFAALFTLAERSRNRRLLVVCAVLFALASAAPWPLYDLTSRDQTWTLVYFFYTLATAAAPVLLGQLVQARRDLARRLVEIEEAREHERLLHSQAVLARERAQLAREMHDVVSHQVSLIAVQAGALQVAATDPHFKEGARTIRSLSVDTLDELRHMVTLLRASGGRATELTPQPTLADLHKLVTTSGIDAELTGELPPEVSTTAQRAVYRTVQEALTNVRKHAPGASATVRLWRADDGAAFGVTVTNTPPTRPSLPLPGSHQGLIGLKERAELLGGTFESGPTADGGYAVNLRVPARAD from the coding sequence ATGACCGCGCCCAGGGCATGGTGGGCGCGGATCCCCGATCCGGTCGTCGACGCCGTGGTCGTCGCGGTCGCTGCCCTGGACGTCCTGCTCAGCGTGGAGAAGGCCGGCCCGGTGTCGCTGGCCACGGCCGCGCTCGCCTGCCTCGTGCTCGCCGTGCGCCGACGCTTTCCGCTCCCGGTGTTCCTGCTCACCCTTCCCTCCAGCCTGATGCTGGACATCGTGTTCGCCCCGTTCGCCGCCCTGTTCACACTGGCCGAACGCTCCCGCAACCGCCGCCTGCTCGTCGTGTGCGCCGTCTTGTTCGCCCTGGCCTCGGCCGCCCCCTGGCCGCTGTACGACCTCACCTCGCGCGACCAAACCTGGACCCTGGTCTACTTCTTCTACACGCTCGCCACCGCCGCGGCCCCCGTGCTGCTGGGCCAACTCGTCCAGGCCCGCCGGGATTTGGCCCGCCGACTCGTCGAGATCGAGGAGGCGCGCGAGCACGAGCGCCTCCTGCACTCCCAGGCCGTCCTCGCCCGCGAACGCGCCCAGCTCGCCCGCGAGATGCACGACGTCGTCTCCCACCAGGTCAGCCTGATCGCCGTACAGGCCGGTGCCCTCCAAGTCGCCGCCACCGACCCCCACTTCAAAGAGGGCGCCCGCACCATCCGATCCCTCAGCGTCGACACCCTCGACGAACTACGGCACATGGTGACGTTGCTACGGGCCTCCGGGGGCCGGGCCACCGAGCTCACCCCGCAGCCCACCCTCGCCGACCTGCACAAGCTCGTCACGACCAGTGGCATCGACGCGGAACTGACCGGTGAACTCCCGCCCGAGGTCAGCACCACCGCGCAGCGCGCCGTCTATCGCACCGTCCAGGAAGCCCTCACCAACGTGCGCAAACACGCGCCCGGCGCCTCCGCGACCGTGCGGCTCTGGCGCGCCGACGACGGCGCCGCCTTCGGCGTGACCGTCACGAACACACCACCCACCCGCCCCTCGCTGCCGCTTCCCGGTTCCCACCAGGGCCTGATCGGTCTCAAGGAACGGGCCGAACTGCTGGGCGGCACCTTCGAGTCCGGGCCCACCGCCGACGGCGGCTACGCGGTGAACCTCCGTGTCCCGGCCAGAGCCGACTGA
- a CDS encoding cytochrome P450 has translation MDIEAGPGSLGHVPGTTRTVPEAEPALVERWRAGGGELVELLSQVCERLGGIAAFRLGPARTVLVTDPQAVQHVLARHPERYVKRSHRARLLIGDGVLAATGTAWKRQRRLLQSQFTGTGMRRYEQRITEAARTAAGRWTGYARTGQTFDVGLEMRRFALDAIWRSLTGHPLDDGTERELAAVGAVTAALPTLPADAGDARDAVAADLARIDAVARHAIEAARGGSAGPDGPGLVHVLTEAATERPEYTDRLIRDELVTLLLAGHETTANTLTWLYLLLDRHPAAREAALATGAEGSPQRRQAIQALVQETLRLYPSAWILPRHATEDDTLVGYAIEAGTDILVCPYLTHRDPELWAEPEQFEPRRFTAPDGRPAHPGAYFPFGLGPRACLGLQFALRESSALLAHLLPLHTPAFRSTPTKVAYGITVRPDGPTPATLEPPLRSVP, from the coding sequence ATGGACATCGAAGCCGGTCCCGGCTCCCTCGGGCATGTTCCCGGAACGACGCGGACGGTGCCCGAGGCCGAACCCGCACTCGTGGAGCGGTGGCGTGCGGGGGGTGGCGAGCTGGTCGAGCTGTTGTCCCAGGTGTGCGAACGGCTCGGTGGCATCGCCGCGTTCCGCCTCGGGCCGGCCCGCACCGTTCTCGTCACCGACCCGCAGGCGGTCCAACACGTACTCGCCCGGCACCCGGAGCGGTACGTCAAGCGCTCCCACCGCGCCCGCCTGCTGATCGGCGACGGCGTCCTCGCCGCCACCGGTACGGCCTGGAAGCGGCAACGCCGTCTGCTGCAATCCCAGTTCACCGGCACCGGGATGCGCCGCTACGAACAGCGCATCACCGAGGCCGCCCGGACCGCCGCCGGGCGCTGGACCGGATACGCCCGTACCGGCCAGACCTTCGACGTCGGTCTGGAGATGCGCCGCTTCGCCCTGGACGCCATCTGGCGCTCTCTCACCGGGCACCCCCTCGACGACGGGACCGAGCGTGAACTGGCCGCCGTGGGGGCCGTGACAGCCGCCCTTCCGACTCTGCCCGCCGATGCCGGCGACGCCCGGGACGCCGTTGCCGCCGATCTCGCCCGGATCGATGCAGTGGCCCGGCACGCCATCGAGGCCGCCCGCGGCGGGTCGGCCGGCCCCGACGGCCCAGGCCTGGTACACGTCCTGACCGAGGCCGCCACCGAGCGCCCCGAGTACACCGACCGGCTGATCCGCGACGAGCTGGTCACGCTGCTCCTGGCCGGACACGAGACCACCGCCAACACGCTGACCTGGCTGTACCTGCTCCTCGACCGACACCCGGCAGCCCGCGAGGCCGCTCTCGCCACGGGCGCCGAAGGCTCGCCGCAACGCCGCCAGGCCATCCAGGCCCTGGTCCAGGAGACGCTCCGCCTCTACCCGTCCGCCTGGATCCTGCCCCGCCACGCCACCGAGGACGACACCCTCGTCGGCTACGCCATTGAGGCGGGCACCGACATCCTGGTCTGCCCGTACCTCACCCACCGAGACCCCGAACTGTGGGCAGAACCCGAGCAGTTCGAACCCCGGCGCTTCACGGCCCCGGACGGCCGACCCGCCCACCCGGGCGCCTACTTCCCCTTCGGCCTCGGTCCCCGTGCCTGCCTCGGTCTGCAATTCGCGCTCCGCGAATCATCCGCCCTGCTGGCACACCTCCTGCCACTCCACACCCCTGCCTTCCGCTCCACCCCCACGAAGGTGGCGTACGGCATCACCGTCCGCCCCGACGGCCCCACGCCCGCGACCCTGGAACCACCACTCAGGTCGGTGCCATGA